A window of Zavarzinella sp. contains these coding sequences:
- a CDS encoding DUF1552 domain-containing protein has translation MMLDRRTVLTGLGVSITLPWLETLAKAAGTTAAAPKRLRAAFLYVPNGVHIPDWMPTVEGKLTKLPPLLKALEPHRDSINLFGNLTLDKARANGDGPGDHARAQAAFLTGRQPRKTNGANIRVGKSADQYLAENIGKQTKFASLEIGIEPGRQSGNCDSGYSCAYQSNFSWRNDSTPNAKEIDPKLVFERLFGSGTANEKSISQAKRDQLNKSILDFVNEEAKSISRQVSSADQRKLDEYLVAIRELEMRINKQEPTEKVERPKINIPARVPRDVREHLKIMSDLMILAFQADLTRVVTFPFANDGSNRNYEFIGVPDGHHNLSHHGRDPKKIEKIARINAFHVQQLGYILTRLSEIKEGDSSLLDQSMIVYGSGIGDGNRHNHDDLPILLAGKGGGSISGGRFIKTKKETPLMNLYMAMFDRFGCPAPSFGDSTGTLII, from the coding sequence ATGATGTTGGATCGACGAACGGTATTAACGGGCCTGGGTGTATCAATCACCCTTCCCTGGCTGGAAACTCTGGCGAAGGCTGCAGGCACCACCGCCGCAGCACCCAAGCGTTTGCGGGCTGCTTTCCTGTACGTACCAAACGGCGTGCACATTCCGGACTGGATGCCCACGGTTGAAGGGAAACTGACCAAATTACCCCCACTGCTGAAGGCGTTGGAACCCCACCGCGACAGCATTAATCTGTTTGGCAATCTGACATTAGATAAGGCTCGTGCGAATGGCGATGGCCCTGGCGACCACGCACGGGCACAGGCCGCCTTCTTAACAGGCCGCCAGCCACGCAAGACCAATGGTGCCAATATTCGCGTGGGCAAATCTGCTGACCAGTACCTGGCAGAAAATATCGGCAAGCAGACCAAGTTTGCATCGCTGGAAATTGGCATTGAACCTGGTCGTCAGTCGGGCAACTGCGATTCTGGCTATAGCTGTGCCTACCAGTCGAACTTCTCGTGGCGGAATGATTCGACACCCAATGCCAAAGAAATCGATCCGAAACTGGTATTCGAGCGACTGTTTGGCAGCGGCACCGCAAACGAAAAATCGATCTCGCAGGCAAAGCGGGACCAGTTGAACAAGAGCATTCTCGATTTTGTAAATGAAGAAGCAAAGTCGATTTCCCGTCAGGTCAGCAGTGCGGACCAGCGGAAACTGGATGAATATCTGGTTGCGATCCGCGAATTGGAAATGCGGATCAACAAGCAGGAACCCACCGAAAAGGTCGAACGGCCAAAAATCAATATTCCCGCCCGCGTCCCACGTGATGTGCGGGAACACCTGAAGATCATGAGCGATCTGATGATTCTGGCTTTTCAGGCCGATCTGACCCGCGTGGTGACTTTCCCGTTTGCCAACGATGGCAGCAATCGGAATTATGAGTTCATTGGCGTGCCAGATGGCCACCATAATCTGTCCCACCATGGCCGTGATCCGAAGAAGATCGAAAAGATTGCCCGCATCAATGCATTCCATGTGCAGCAACTGGGCTACATCCTGACCCGCCTGTCCGAAATCAAGGAAGGGGACAGCTCGCTGTTGGACCAATCGATGATTGTCTACGGCAGTGGGATTGGTGATGGGAACCGCCACAACCACGATGACCTGCCGATACTTCTGGCAGGCAAAGGTGGAGGCTCGATTTCCGGTGGGCGATTTATTAAGACCAAAAAAGAAACCCCACTGATGAACCTGTATATGGCAATGTTCGATCGCTTTGGATGCCCCGCACCCAGCTTTGGTGATAGCACCGGCACGTTGATTATCTGA
- a CDS encoding DUF1592 domain-containing protein yields MNWWVKIAIVAGCFITGCVLAGIIVSWDTIVNGGYSKDFKPIPTSIPAPRTSPVAQQAVGSSTTDDQFVVSRAEPPVKAATASPEDSYNNVVKPFVTKYCGSCHNNDKQSAGLVLTEFADAKAAMKELDTWEMVKDQLSTKQMPPRKHQQPEDKERKAVVDWISSILVQPDCDSIDPGRPTIRRLNRAEYNNTIRDLVYLDLKLASQFPTDDVGYGFDNIGDVLSLPPLLFEKYLTAADEVVKALLASKAGKATNKEVFRPQNVQSTLGRESKQREHVALFANGSAIIPYEFVEAGNYQIRVRGYGTRAGTELPKLQIFLDETLLKEFDVSALEEKPEFFEITTFVRAGRKNVRFTFPNDHYEPEAKDPKMRDRNLFLELFELIGPIVPAKNETDKSAYDRVFFQKPASTANNLSTARTVVERFAERGYRRPLKPGELDRLLKIYDLATKAGLPYEEAVGQSLKAVLVSPHFLFRVEQEASPQVKEMAYPISQFELASRLSYYIWSSMPDETLIDLAKQGKLREPAVLARQVQRMLESPKASALTRNFAGQWLMLRTLETVTPNKETYPGYSNELRQDMIRETELYFDYILRDNRSILELIDSDYTFVNNRLAKHYELPGTYTSDFQRVVLKDRNRGGVITQASVLTVTSNPTRTSPVKRGKWILESLLGAPPPPPPPNVPELEEGKDALTGSLRQRMEQHRLNPNCAVCHDKLDPLGFGLENFDGVGKWRAKDGKFNIDSSGELPDGSKFSSPAELKQVLMAKSDQFRKNMAEQMLTFALGRGLEKSDRCAVQEIVKDLKAGNDKMHALVLAVVNSPAFQMRRSAAFNPK; encoded by the coding sequence ATGAATTGGTGGGTAAAAATCGCAATCGTCGCTGGGTGTTTCATCACGGGCTGCGTGCTGGCTGGCATAATCGTCAGTTGGGACACTATCGTGAACGGCGGCTATTCGAAAGATTTTAAGCCAATCCCGACCAGTATACCCGCACCGCGAACTTCACCGGTGGCACAACAGGCAGTCGGCAGCAGCACAACGGACGATCAGTTCGTGGTTTCTCGAGCGGAGCCACCCGTCAAAGCTGCAACTGCTTCACCAGAAGACAGTTACAACAACGTGGTCAAACCATTTGTTACCAAATACTGTGGTTCCTGCCACAATAATGACAAGCAATCAGCGGGTCTGGTGCTGACCGAATTCGCCGATGCGAAAGCAGCTATGAAGGAACTGGACACGTGGGAGATGGTCAAAGACCAGCTCAGCACGAAACAGATGCCCCCACGGAAGCACCAGCAGCCAGAGGATAAAGAACGAAAGGCCGTGGTCGACTGGATCAGCAGTATTCTGGTGCAGCCAGATTGCGACAGTATCGATCCGGGCCGCCCCACGATCAGGCGCTTAAACCGTGCAGAATATAACAATACCATCCGCGATCTGGTCTATCTGGATCTGAAACTCGCCAGCCAGTTCCCCACCGACGATGTGGGCTACGGCTTCGACAACATTGGCGATGTGCTATCCCTGCCACCACTGCTGTTCGAAAAATACCTGACTGCCGCGGACGAAGTGGTGAAGGCGTTATTGGCCAGCAAAGCGGGCAAGGCAACGAATAAAGAAGTTTTTCGCCCACAGAACGTGCAATCAACCCTGGGCCGCGAATCGAAACAGCGGGAGCACGTAGCACTGTTTGCCAATGGTTCCGCCATCATTCCCTACGAGTTTGTCGAAGCGGGTAATTACCAGATTCGAGTGCGTGGCTATGGCACCCGTGCGGGTACCGAACTGCCCAAACTGCAGATTTTTCTCGATGAAACCTTGCTGAAAGAATTCGATGTGAGTGCACTGGAAGAGAAGCCGGAATTTTTTGAAATCACCACCTTTGTGCGTGCAGGTCGGAAGAATGTCCGCTTCACTTTCCCCAACGATCATTACGAACCGGAAGCGAAAGACCCGAAAATGCGGGACCGCAATCTGTTCCTGGAACTGTTTGAACTGATCGGCCCGATCGTTCCTGCGAAAAACGAAACGGACAAGAGTGCATATGATCGGGTCTTTTTCCAGAAGCCTGCCAGTACGGCCAATAACCTGTCCACCGCACGCACCGTAGTGGAACGCTTTGCCGAGCGGGGCTATCGCCGCCCATTGAAACCAGGGGAACTGGATCGCCTGTTGAAAATTTACGATCTGGCAACAAAAGCTGGACTGCCTTACGAAGAAGCGGTAGGGCAATCGCTGAAAGCGGTGCTGGTTTCGCCCCACTTTTTGTTCCGGGTGGAGCAGGAAGCCAGCCCACAAGTGAAAGAAATGGCCTATCCAATCAGTCAGTTCGAGCTGGCCAGTCGACTGTCCTATTACATCTGGTCCAGCATGCCCGACGAGACCCTGATCGATCTGGCAAAGCAGGGGAAACTTCGCGAACCGGCGGTGCTGGCTCGCCAGGTGCAAAGAATGTTGGAAAGCCCCAAAGCATCCGCACTGACACGGAACTTTGCTGGCCAGTGGTTGATGTTACGAACTTTGGAAACTGTAACACCAAATAAGGAAACTTACCCAGGCTACAGTAACGAACTGCGGCAGGATATGATTCGGGAAACAGAACTCTATTTCGATTACATTCTGCGGGACAACCGCAGTATTCTGGAACTGATTGATTCCGACTATACCTTCGTTAACAACCGCCTCGCCAAACATTACGAGTTACCAGGCACCTACACCAGCGACTTTCAGCGAGTGGTGCTGAAAGACCGCAACCGAGGTGGGGTGATTACCCAGGCTTCCGTTCTGACAGTAACTTCGAATCCAACGCGAACTTCACCCGTCAAACGAGGTAAGTGGATTCTGGAAAGTCTGTTAGGTGCACCCCCACCCCCACCTCCACCGAATGTGCCAGAACTGGAAGAAGGGAAAGATGCCTTGACTGGGTCTCTGCGGCAACGGATGGAGCAGCACCGCCTGAACCCGAATTGTGCGGTGTGCCACGATAAACTGGACCCACTGGGCTTTGGGCTGGAAAACTTCGATGGCGTAGGCAAATGGCGTGCCAAAGATGGAAAATTTAACATTGATTCCAGTGGTGAATTGCCAGATGGGTCAAAATTTTCATCTCCAGCAGAACTGAAACAGGTTCTGATGGCGAAATCGGACCAGTTTCGCAAAAATATGGCGGAACAAATGCTGACATTCGCTTTAGGGCGGGGGCTGGAAAAATCTGACCGCTGTGCGGTACAGGAAATTGTGAAAGACCTGAAGGCGGGCAACGACAAAATGCATGCACTGGTACTGGCAGTAGTGAACAGCCCCGCCTTCCAGATGCGTCGGAGTGCAGCATTTAACCCCAAATAA